A region from the Lepus europaeus isolate LE1 unplaced genomic scaffold, mLepTim1.pri SCAFFOLD_258, whole genome shotgun sequence genome encodes:
- the LOC133754635 gene encoding basic salivary proline-rich protein 1-like: MGGRLQGSCCLLPPPARSRSGCVQADSWAVPPRDRDPGQKQGSARTHRDPDPGREQGAARTHQDPDPGGNRAQPAPTETPGSARTHRDPDPGREQGAARTHRDPDPGREQGAARTHRDPDPGREQGAARTHRDPDPGREQGAARTHRDPDPGQKQGSARTHRDPDPGREQGAARTHRDPDPGREQGAARTHRDPDPGREQGAPCTHRDPGPGREQGAARTHPDPDPGREQGAARTHRDPGPGREQGAARTHRDPGPGREQGSAHTHRDPGPGREQGAARTHRDPSPGPAGVEPAPTETPAPGQPGSSPGRQLSPRTASAGGACPPPP, from the exons ATGGGGGGGCGCCTCCagggcagctgctgcctcctgcccccacccgccCGGTCTCGGTCCGGCTGTGTCCAGGCCGACTCCTGGGCTGTACCACCTCGAGACCGTGACCCTGGGCAGAAACAGGGCTCAGCCCGCACCCACCGAGACCCCGACCCCGGGCGGGAACAGGGCGCAGCCCGCACCCACCAAGACCCCGACCCGGGCGGGAACAGGGCGCAGCCCGCACCCACCGAGACCCCG GGCTCAGCCCGCACCCACCGAGACCCCGACCCCGGGCGGGAACAGGGCGCAGCCCGCACCCACCGAGACCCCGACCCCGGGCGGGAACAGGGCGCAGCCCGCACCCACCGAGACCCCGACCCCGGGCGGGAACAGGGCGCAGCCCGCACCCACCGAGACCCCGACCCCGGGCGGGAACAGGGCGCAGCCCGCACCCACCGAGACCCCGACCCTGGGCAGAAACAGGGCTCAGCCCGCACCCACAGAGACCCCGACCCCGGGCGGGAACAGGGCGCAGCCCGCACCCACCGAGACCCCGACCCCGGGCGGGAACAGGGCGCAGCCCGCACCCACAGAGACCCCGACCCCGGGCGGGAACAGGGCGCACCCTGCACCCACCGAGACCCCGGCCCCGGGCGGGAACAGGGCGCAGCCCGCACCCACCCAGACCCCGACCCCGGGCGGGAACAGGGCGCAGCCCGCACCCACCGAGACCCCGGCCCCGGGCGGGAACAGGGCGCAGCCCGCACCCACCGAGACCCCGGCCCCGGGCGGGAACAGGGCTCAGCCCACACCCACCGAGACCCCGGCCCCGGGCGGGAACAGGGCGCAGCCCGCACCCACCGAGACCCCAGCCCCGGGCCAGCCGGGGTCGAGCCCGCACCCACCGAGACCCCGGCCCCGGGCCAGCCGGGGTCGAGCCCGGGGCGGCAGCTGTCTCCCCGCACAGCCTCGGCCGGGGGCGCCTGCCCGCCGCCCCCCTAG